Proteins from a single region of Antechinus flavipes isolate AdamAnt ecotype Samford, QLD, Australia chromosome 2, AdamAnt_v2, whole genome shotgun sequence:
- the LOC127551614 gene encoding pancreatic lipase-related protein 2-like — protein MLQFWTITLFFLATVRGKEICFKRLGCFSNDKPWAGTLQRPFKVLPWSPEDINIRFLLYTNENPNNFQTILPDDPSTIESSNFKMDRKTRFIIHGFIDKGEESWLKDMCKQMFQVEKVNCFCIDWKKGARTRYAQATNNIRVVGAELAYLINVLKTEFGYSLSDVHIIGHSLGAHAAGEAGRRLQGQIGRITGLDPAEPCFQNAPEEVRLDASDAMFVDVIHTDSSPMLPNLGFGMSQTVGHLDFFPNGGKQMPGCQKNILSTIIDINGIWEGTRDFVACNHLRSYKYYSSSILQPDGFVGYPCSSYEVFNSDACFPCPAEGCPRMGHYADQFKGKTNALGQTFFLNTGEKANFTRWRYRVSVTLSGKKKLSGYIRIAMYGSNGISRQYDIFKGSLRPGGSHKKEIDVDINVGKVEQVKFLWYNNVINLFRPKLGASKVTVQTGEDGTEYHFCSNDTVREEVLQTLSSC, from the exons atGTTGCAATTTTGGACCATTACACTTTTTTTCCTGGCTACAGTAAGAG GGAAAGAGATATGTTTTAAAAGACTTGGCTGCTTTTCGAATGACAAACCATGGGCTGGAACACTCCAGAGACCTTTTAAAGTACTTCCCTGGTCTCCTGAGGACATCAATATCCGTTTCCTTCTCTACACCAATGAAAATCCAAACAACTTCCAA ACTATCCTTCCAGATGATCCATCCACCATTGAGAGTTCAAATTTCAAAATGGATCGGAAGACTCGTTTTATCATCCATGGCTTCATAGACAAGGGGGAAGAATCCTGGTTGAAAGACATGTGCAAG CAAATGTTTCAGGTGGAAAAAGTGAACTGCTTCTGTATTGACTGGAAAAAGGGTGCACGAACGAGGTATGCACAAGCAACCAACAATATCCGGGTAGTGGGGGCTGAACTGGCCTATCTGATCAATGTACTAAAG ACAGAGTTTGGATATTCTCTTTCTGATGTTCACATCATTGGTCACAGCCTGGGAGCTCATGCTGCTGGGGAGGCTGGGAGGAGACTCCAAGGCCAAATTGGCAGAATCACAG GTTTGGATCCAGCTGAGCCTTGTTTCCAGAATGCTCCAGAAGAAGTCCGATTGGATGCCAGTGACGCCATGTTTGTTGATGTGATTCATACAGACTCTTCTCCTATGTTGCCAAACCTGG gTTTTGGAATGAGCCAAACTGTGGGACATCTAGATTTCTTTCCAAATGGTGGAAAACAAATGCCTGGATGTCAGAAAAATATCCTTTCAACCATTATTGATATAAATGGAATATGGGAAG GAACACGCGATTTTGTAGCTTGCAATCACTTGCGAAGCTATAAATATTATTCCAGTAGCATCCTCCAACCCGATGGCTTTGTTGGTTACCCTTGTAGTTCCTATGAGGTTTTCAACTCG GATGCATGTTTCCCTTGTCCAGCAGAAGGCTGCCCAAGGATGGGTCACTATGCTGACCAGTTTAAGGGAAAAACAAATGCATTGGGGCAAACATTTTTCCTGAACACTGGAGAGAAGGCTAACTTTACTC GTTGGAGATACAGAGTATCAGTCACactctctgggaaaaaaaaactgagtggGTATATCAGGATTGCTATGTATGGAAGTAATGGTATTTCAAGACAATATGATATTTTCAA GGGATCTCTGAGACCAGGTGGGAGTCATAAGAAGGAGATTGATGTTGACATCAATGTGGGCAAAGTGGAACAGGTGAAATTCCTTTGGTACAACAATGTGATCAACCTCTTCAGGCCCAAATTAGGTGCTTCAAAGGTCACAGTGCAAACTGGTGAAGATGGAACAGA GTATCATTTCTGTAGTAATGATACTGTTCGGGAAGAGGTTCTGCAAACACTCTCTTCTTGCTAG